The following is a genomic window from Bosea sp. RAC05.
ATATGCGGCAGCACCACGTAGCGGATGATCTGGATGCGCGAGAAGCCCAGCGTCTCCGCCGCCTCGATCTCGGCCTTGCGGATGGAGCGGAAGCCCGCCCGCTGGATCTCGGTGAGATAGGCGCCGGCATTGATCGCCATGCCCAGCAGCACGGCCTGGTAGGAGCCGAGCACGATGCCCCAGTCCGGCAACGCGAAATACAGGAAGAAGATCTGCACCAGGAGAGGCGTGTTCAGGAAGAACACGACATAGGCCTTCACCAGCCAGCGCAGCGGCCGCGGCCCGTATTCGAGCACCGAGGCGCAGACGAGCCCGATCGCCCAGCCGATCACGAAAGCGATCGCCGCCAGCTGCAGCGCCAGCCACGCGCCACCGGCGAGATAGCCGAGATAGGGCGTCACCTGGCCGTATTGGAGGGTGTAGGCCATCAGCTGCCGCGCCTTGGAAGCCAGCCATCAGCCCCCACAGCCCTCATCCTGAGGAGCCGCGCAGCGGCGTCTCGAAGGATGCTCCCGGAGGCTCCGGTGCCGGCTGGACCATCCTTCGAGACGCGC
Proteins encoded in this region:
- a CDS encoding amino acid ABC transporter permease — protein: MAYTLQYGQVTPYLGYLAGGAWLALQLAAIAFVIGWAIGLVCASVLEYGPRPLRWLVKAYVVFFLNTPLLVQIFFLYFALPDWGIVLGSYQAVLLGMAINAGAYLTEIQRAGFRSIRKAEIEAAETLGFSRIQIIRYVVLPHIGKVLFPPLSNQYIILTMTTSIAAIFGVEELTGRTYNINAQTFRSFEIFSIAALYYIALTLVASAALYAVGRYFFRIKGKVF